The Raphanus sativus cultivar WK10039 chromosome 6, ASM80110v3, whole genome shotgun sequence sequence TCGGCCGTTTAGGATCTCTGATCAATGTTATGTCGGTATAGACCGACCAACCTGTGATATATATCAAATGTTTTGCGTTCCATATAGCATCGAAAATATCTTCCCAACACCGATGATGACTGTATATCACTTGTCCTCCCGAGAGGGCAATGTCCTGGTAATCTTCGAGGACATGAGCGTCTTGGTAAAGCGTAACCTTGCAACCTTCTCGTTGGTTGAAAAATGCGTTAGGGACTCCTTTGAACGAAGGTATAACGATACCACTGTTCCAGTTCACGTCTTGTGTTACGCTAGTGAACGTTACACGTACATGGATTTTCGAACCTCCTTTGATAGGACTCTTGTGCTCGTCTAAAAGGTCGAGCCATCGGTCTACAGGTTGCCCTGTGATGACTTCGGTGACAGGTAAATAAGCTCGACCGATCAAGCTCGCACTGACCGGTTCATCTTCTTTGACTGTGAATACGATTTTGGAGATTGAATGTGCGGCGTATAGATGGAAAGATTGGAACCATTTAGGATGACGTCTCATCGTGGTTCGAGCCACCCTTGCTCTGTCTAGGTCAACGGTTGCGTAGAGATGTCCTCCTAGTAAACTTGTGCATGAGGACGTTAGACTCTTCATTTGAGATTGATTTTTCGTCCCCGTCGGTTCCTTGTTTCCCTATTAATCATCGTGTTTTATTTTACAAGGTACTGATCtttgtcaaatatatatataaatttttgtttttttttctttgaactacgtcaaaaatatatatataagaaatgaaattagattttttttttaagaaaggaAATGTAATTAAATTcctcttcaaaaagaaaaaatgaaatcaGATATTACTGGTATGCGGAAAAAAAAGATACTGCTGGTTTTAATATAATATGCTAAAATCATATTAGTTATTTAGCTATTTAAGACTAATAAATCCACTATATTACTAATCCTGATTAATTTCAAAAGTTGTGTGTTTATAAGGATCtcaatttttgttaaaaagttTGTGTTTGTTCTTTAAGGTGTCTTTTAAAAAGTTGTCCTTGATAAAAATTGTGTTTGTTCGTTAAAGTGTCCTTCTGTTAAAAGTTGTATCTCTTACTTGTTCAAAATAACAATTCGTGTATTTATCCAAATTAATTCCAAAGattattaatagataaatatttatttaaaattagaaagtTGTGACTTTTTGAATAAGTATCTTTAcaaataactaattttaaatttaaaggaTGCaactatttaaattgaaaagatgTGACTATTCAAAgagattttcaaaatctataaatagtCCATGTACATGcatttctcaaaataaaatttttcaCTACtctaactaataataaaatggtgaaaatatatcttatttggttttaatatatttgtaattttataacatataaagtatacatgataattttgtaacaaatatatatttctcaaaaaacaAGTATATAGAATGTGgcatattattttctataaaaatgaCTTCCTATGCGATATCTCATGGATTTTTTacctagttatatatataatactaaacTATACaatccattatttttttttcagaaaaatacAACTTTATCCATAAAACTTCAGTTAGCTTGTCCAACAAATTTTagttaacatttttaaaatattatgagaTTAATCATAATAAATTCGGACTATATTGATTATCATACATACCGTGCCGGTGCAACATAAATTGAATCTTCCGCGTTGATGCAACCTGTCGATTCTGTATATCTTCACTTCAAGAGTTCCATGCAGCAGCAACTGTTCCGCCATATTCTTTTCCACCTACAAactattctatttttagtttaaaatataggTTTGAATAATTTTCGTGGAAAGTGGATGGAATTTTCTTGGATaagtattatatataacaaataataatattaacaaaCCACAAGGTATAAAGATAATTTCCCTTTTGAGGATATTATTTTGCTAAAGGCTCCTAGCCGATTATGGCAATATAAAGTATGTAAACATAGAGGTACAATATAAGGAGACAGCCGAATTTGAAAAAATGAAACGTTTGGATCAGGATTGTGGATTACTTGAGAAAACTGCATGGTTTTGATTACTGGAAGAAAGAGGTGAAGTCTGTTAATGGGTTTTAGACAATATGTCTTTCTTAAGTAATCCTTTTCTTGTAGGCCTAACGAAGATAGGGGAAGTCCAAAATGGAATATTCTTCCTTTGCACATTAATCTGACGTATACAATTTATTCCATCCCAATCCATTACTATTCTAAATCTCTGTCTACTGAAGTAGCTGTATATGGAATAAACCGATTTCCATTAGAGCATCAGCATTGGATGTCCTTAAAATGTGGTccttaacattttttattaatttgttgtGCTTAAGAAATTTTGGTAAGAACTTAGTTAAAAAACCagattattggtaggacttAATTAAGTATCTTaggaaaataattttgatttgtaAATGTAGTGACATATACAAAAtagaagtttaaaaaaatatatacataaataagaAACTTAGCATTACAATTGAAAAttacaaacttaaaaaaaaaattacatgttaTTTCAAAGATCTCCAAATTTATTCCATATAAATTCGATCAAATCAACTTTTAAGCGTTGATGGACTTGGTTATCCAGAATTTGTTGCTGAGGATCAATTGCATTGCCGAGATCAACCGCATTGACGAGATTTGAACCCGAACCGACGGAATATGAACGCACCACACCTTTTCATTCCCCTTCTCCTTCATTAAATTCTGAAATGTTTCGGAGAGTGTATGATCCTCGTTCATCTTCGACAATCATATTATGGAGTATGATACATGCTTtcataatatttcctatttttgTTTTATCCCATAAATTAGATGGATTTTTAACAACGGCGAATCTAGCTTGGAGGACTCCAAAGGCACGCTCAACATCTTTTCGCACCGATTCTTGGGTTTTAGTAAATAATGAATTTTTCGGACCCTGTGGTAGTCGGATCGATTGAATAAAAGATGCCCATTTCGGATAAATACCATCTGTTAGATAGTAAGCGAGATGATACTCCCTTCCGTTGACAGAGAAATTGACTTGCGGAGCTATTCCGTCAataatgtcatcaaaaacaTGTGATCGATCTAGAATATTAATGTCGTTCAGAGTACCTGGAGCTCCAAAAAACGCGTGCCATATCCAGAGGTCATATGAAGCAACGGCCTCCAACACAATAGTTGGTTTATTGGTTCCTCGTGAATACATACCTTTCCAAGAGGAGGGGCAAatcttccactcccaatgcatacagtcgatgcttcCAATCATCCCTGGGAAGCCACGTTCTTCTCCAGCATGAAGTAGTCTTCGGAGATCCTCCGGTGTGGGACGTCTTAGATATTGATCGCCAAACAAGTGGATTATTCCCGCACAAAACTGGTGCAAACATTTTCGAGCAGTTGTCTCGCCAAGTCGGACATATTCGTCAACTGTATCAGCCGCACCACCGTAAGCCAATTGACGAATTGCTGCTGTACATTTTTGGAGGGGAGATAAACCAGATCGCCCGGCTGCATCATGTGTTGGTTGAAAATATGGTACTTCGGTTGAAAGATGATGCACAATACGCATGAACAATGGTTTGTTCATTCGAAACCGTCGCCGAAATAATCTAGAACCGTATGTTGGATTCTCGCTAAAATAATCATTCCAAAGCTTCTTGTCGCCTTGTTCCCGGTGTCTTTCTATAAAAGTatgttttcttctctcttttggtTCTAGAATAGTGGAATGGGTTTCGAAAAAAATCTTGTAATGGGGTATCAATATcaatctcatcatcatcatcattagcaTGGTGGTAATGATAATGGGAAGAAGATGCCATTGaagtagaaaagaaaaagatgattTTGAAGAGAAGAGTGTTGTGAATGATTTTGAAGAGAAGGTGTAATATTTATAGCCTTCAAATATATGATCTCCCGTGAGGCTTCAATCTCAACTCCCGTGAGGCTTCAATCTCAACTTCCGTGAGGCTTGTGTACTTGTGTAAAGACAGAAACAACAACATGTGATCTATAATTTATGCAGCATGTGATTCTCGATTGTCTTCTTCTGTCtttttaatatcataaaatatatagaacaaAATAGAAACATATTACAATAACATATGACAAGAGGAAAACATTGTTTCATCCATACAAAATATAGAACAAAATTGAAACATATTACAACAAGTAGGAGTTCATTACACTCCGAGTACATTTTGAGTTCATTACTTAAACATAAAAACATCAACAATGATCATCCTTACTTAAACATCAGAACCATTCCTAGTACAACTACAAGCACAACCATAAGGGCAACAACGATCTCAAACCCATTCATACCCCTAGTTTTCTTCTTACCTAACTCAATGACTAAATTCTCAAGCCTAAGAAGCTTTTGTTCAGTCTCATTACCAAACGTAGAGGTATCATGGGTCACAGTTGGGATGTAGTCACTCGCAAACGCTAGACTATCTACCTTCTCAGCGAGCTGGCGAACCTGACTATCCATGGCTCTCATCTCCTCCATTACTGCCACGTCCCACCATTTATAAACGTGGCAGTCTCCGTCGTCGACGTTCTCACAGGTGCAGTACATGCGCCCCGGATCATTCGTTGTGTGAGAAGTGGCTAAAACCGGTACGTTCCCACAGTAGCATTCCTTCGGGAAGCCGAACTCGACTTCAGGCTGTGGAGGATAACGAACCCGCGAGGCTTCAATCTCAGCTTGGTCCAGTAGTATATCAGCTTCAAACTCAGCGTCGGTTAATCCGTCTCCATAACCGAACTCGACCTCAGAAGGTTGTGAGTAGCTATACACTCCCATTGCTTCTGTTACCTGAGAATAATCAAGACGTTAGTACAAAACATAGAACAAAATAGAGAACAAAACATAGAACAAAGCATAGAACAAAACAATCAAGAATATAGAAAACAAAGTGCATATATTGATTGACAACTTCTAGAGATATTACATAGGTTTCTTGCTTCattaaaacatcatttaaaAGGAAATTACAGAACGACATTATGCTTGATAACTTCTAAATCAGAGCTAAGAGTTTCTGCTTGACAACTTCTTCAGCCTCACTAAGCGGTTCCTTCTTAGCAAGGAGAGTGTCAAGAATGGCGAGCTTGGATagtttctccttcttctccaaatCTATCATCTTCAGCTCACACATTGTCTTATAGTCCTCAATAGTCTTCCCTTTACCAGCTCTTCTAGCTTTAGCAGCCTTCACACCTTCAGGTCGCTGCTCAACGTAAGGAACTTGACCCACGTCCCCAACGTCACCAAAATTGGTGCTTGAGTTTTGCGAAACGGGTTTACATGTTTTTCTCTTGGAACTGGAAGTTGTTTTAGGCGGGTTCAGGCTGCACCATTTCTGTTCATATCTCAGGATACACCACGCATGCTCAACTGTAAACTTCTGGTTGTGAAGCTCGTAGTAGAGTTATGAGCCAGCTTTAGAACGTCGTTCTCACTCTGTCCACTGGTCATTCGTCTCTctgcagcagcgaaagctccaCAAAACTTGTTTGTCCAGTCGTTGATCTTGTGCCACCTCTGCTTACAATGGTTGTGCTCTGTCTTCAGACCCCCCGCTATAACATGAGGACTAGCTGCGTAGTACTCCTGAACTCGGTTCCAAAAGGTGCTTGACTTCTGATCATTGCCAACTATAGCATCCTTCGATGTGTTGAGCCAGGCGCTGATAAGAACCTCGTCATCAGCTGGAGTCCATTTCTTCCTCTCCCTACGCTGTGCGGGTGTGTCTTCAGGTGTAGGTGGAGCCTCAGAATTTTGGGAACTGAAAGGGGGGATTTCTGAGGATGGAAAACTTTCATAATGAAAGTTTTCATTACCAACATTTTCACTTTGGCTGTGAAGCAGCCCTACATAACTACTATACTGGCTATATTCATTCGTTGGATCCATTAGACGAGGAAGAGAGATAATACTTAAGAAAGTGGAGATGTGGTTGGTTTATGAACTATAGAAGGGGTTATATAAAATGTGAAAGGTAAACAAGCAATAAGTTACAACAACTAACCATTATCTACATATGTCTAATCAGAACTTATTACAGAAGTAAAGCAAGTTGCGGAGGAGTTAAAATCAAAGACATACTGCTTTAACTACCAATATGAAGCTAACTCTAATCAGACACTTGCCATTTTAATTTAATCAGACAATAAACACAGAAGTAAAGCAAGTTGCGGAGGAGTTAAAGCCATTTGCATTTACTTACATCAAGACAGAAAATAAACACAGAAGTAAATTGAACACGGTTTCACAACAACCACAATTGATCAGAGTTCTATACACGGTTTCAATGCAAGTAATCAGTTCATTATCACTACCTATCTTTGTTGTagtggagaagaagaacaatTATTATCAAAGGTAACCAAAAGAAACGACAAATAAGAAGAAGAACCTTCACTTATTATTATCAGTTCATTatcaagtgatcagttcataatcaagtgatcagttcatTATCAAGttcattattattatcattatcaAGGTGGAGAAAAAGAACTATTATTATCAGTTCATTatcaagtgatcagttcatTATCAAGTGATCAGCACCTTTACTTTCTATCAGTGTTCTAGCCTAAACGCATTCAAACGAACCTATCAGTTTCATCACATCTAACATTTAACAACAAATAAGCACAACCAAACTAACAGAGCAAACACTTTAACCACGCAAATAAGATTACCACCAGAAGCAGTTTACAATCACTGATACACGCAAACAACTTTACAAACAAACCAACATGCAATCCCAATCAAGAGTAGATCGAGAACCACAACAAACTACATGCAAACAAAAACCGCAACGCAGTACATGCAATCGACTGTACACCGAAAACAAAAAAGATAGAGAGGGAGTTAATTACCTTTTCCGAAACACCCGAGAGGTTACAATCGCCGATAAGAGACAGAACGCGAGGAAGGGACAAACGCCAATCGAATCGCCGTGGAGAGGATGGAGAGACGCGAAGAGAATCGCCGTTACCACCGCTCGAGACGGACGCCGACGAGAGAGAAGACGATGAAGAGAACCTAGACGATTCGCCTCCAAGAGAGAGAACAGAGAGAAcgagaagaagaaacataacAGAATGAACCCGAATCTGGGCCTTTCATCGCTCTTGCCCCACCAGTTTTGCATCAACGGCCAGGAACCAAACACGTGCCTCGTAAGGACGCGAAATCATGTTTCTTAAATTAGGGGCGTCCCAACGATATTAGccatttttgatttaaatttcgACCATAAATGCTAAGAGATTTGGCCTTAGATACGCCGATAATCATGGTCTTATAGTGATAACATCTAAGCCATATGTCAAAATGAACAAGATTAAATCTGGTTCTGATATTCAATAATGTTTTACGAGGGGAATGTCAATGTTAATATTAGATTTACTGTTAGTTTACTGGACATTTAGCGTTTTAAACGattattggatttttttttgaaaaaattatcaGTGGATTCCACTTGACCACCAGGGTtagcgttaaatcgcaagaatacgtgggtCGGCTTCAGGAAGATTAGTCTTGGGCCTAGAAAGCCTTTAGATCACCCcctgattaataaaaaaaaattatcagtgGATTTTGGAAACAGACtagttgttgacaaaaaaaaaaaggaaacagacTAGTTACTCTTTTCAAACCTACGCATAAAACATAGATATGGAGTAACAAAAGATATTTGGTGCATCACTTTTTATAATAACATACATCATTCTCAAACAGACTAGTTACTCTTCAAATCCCTCTGACAATTAGATTATTGTGATTCGAACGTTTAGTCCTACCACGACAAGAAAAGCTTTTACCAATAGCATGGTTACTATACTGTGGGTAGAACAAGCAAGCGACGTAGACAAGACAAATCAATGGAGTTAATTAGGGGAGTGTAATTGCATGCAAAATAAGTATCTGAATCGTCAATTAACCCTTCCCATAATGTGTCTACTACGATAATTAAACGTTTAAAAGTGTTAAATTATGCAAATATCCTATAGTTATATACTCATCTATGAGAATATGAATATTGTTATTCAGtcattaaataagaaaaaatcccaataaaaaaataaagaaatatataaattcataaattgGTAAACACTTCCGTTACATAGTGGAAACGTTATTTCAGGATCTCACCAAACAAACTCGCTGTTCCACCACAACCGCTGTCTCAGTCGCATGCAATAACCACTGTCCGGAGAGAAAACAGATCATATTCAAGAAAAAATGGGGAAAGGCGGATCACTAAGCGAAGGCGTGATCAAGAACATTGTCCTCTCCTACACATACGTAGCGATATGGATCTTCCTCAGCTTCACCGTCATCGTCTACAACAAATACATCCTCGACAAGAAGATGTACGACTGGCCTTTCCCGATCTCCCTCACCATGATCCACATGTCCTTCTGCTCCACCCTAGCGTTCCTCCTCATCAAGGTCTTCAACTTCGTCGAGCCCGTCTCCATGTCGCGTGACACGTACCTCAGATCCGTGGTTCCCATCGGCGCGTTGTACTCACTCTCCCTATGGCTCTCAAACTCCGCTTACATTTATCTCTCCGTCTCCTTCATCCAAATGCTCAAAGCCCTCATGCCCGTTGCGGTCTACTCCATCGGTGTCTTGTTCAAGAAGGAAGGTTTTAAGTCGGAGACTATGGTTAACATGTTATCTATCTCCTTTGGTGTCGCCATCGCTGCTTACGGAGAAGCTAGATTTGATGTGTGGGGTGTGGTTCTTCAGCTAGGTGCGGTTGCGTTTGAGGCGACAAGATTGGTAATGATTCAGATCTTGCTTACTTCTAAAGGCATCACGTTGAATCCCATCACTTCTCTTTATTACGTTGCACCATGCTGCTTAGCTTTCTTGTTCATCCCTTGGATTGTTGTGGAGTTTCCTGTTCTTAGAGAGACCTCTAGCTTTCATTTTGATTACGTTATTTTCGGAACGAACTCGTTCTGTGCGTTTGCTTTGAATCTTGCCGTGTTTCTTTTGGTGGGGAAGACCTCTGCTTTGACCATGAATGTTGCTGGTGTGGTTAAGGACTGGTTGTTGATCGCATTCTCATGGTCGGTTATTAAGGACACTGTGACACCTATTAATCTTTTTGGTTATGGGATTGCGTTCTTGGGAGTTGCGTATTACAATCATGCTAAGTTACAAGCGCTGAAGGCTAAAGAGGCTCAGAAGAGTGCTCAGCAGATTGATGAAGAGAGTGGTCGCCTTTTGGAAGAGAAGGAAGGTGGGAGGAAGACTGAGCCAGAGAATTGATTTTGTTTGGTGaagtttaagattttattttatttgctttaACATACATTTTGTTTGAATAAGAGCTTGAAGGATTTATAAGTAGATGGAAGACAAGTTTTGGTTTATGATAATGGGACCTAAGAATTGCAAGTTGTCTTACAATTTGCCTTGGTAGGGAATCTGAGTTTAGGTTTTGATctatttgatatttgttttttggttgTTTATGATTATGTTTTGTGTTATTTATCAATATTTGTCGACTGAGTTTGAGTTCTTATGTTACTGGTTTGGCTAACTATGAATTGCATATTGCATGAATCATCCATCCCAGTTTCATTTTAATGGAGACGGTAACAAAAGCATCATTTACCAGAAGATTCGTGTAACTAGAAATACTActctcaagaccaggtggttcTCAAAATTGAAATCCCTTGTTAAATTCAATAGAAAGATATGATGAATCGTCTAAGTACACTAAGAGTGCATTCCTCTCTTTGTCTCCACCGTATGTTTCtcggattagagtttaggctaATTTTAAGTTACATAAATATATCACAAACTAGATAAGTTTACTGCTTTGAATATGCaagtccttggagcttgtcgaGGTGACGAGAGCTATGAAGCCTGTCACTGAAGCTGAACATAATGTTTGTTTCCATGAATGTCATATTCAACTCCTTGGAGCTTGGTTTCAGTTCTCTTTAGGGAAGATCAACAAGAAAGGGACCCTAATGTTATATGATATCTTGCAGTCATCAGTCGTATTGGGATACATGTTAATACTTCCAAATAAAATGTAGCTTTTGTTGTAGGTAATGTGGCCGTAAATATATTATGATCTCTTGTAGAAGATGAAGTAAATGTGCCTGAAGTGCCTCCAGAGAAAGACATGATCACTCAAGGTTGGCATCTTCTGGTCTGCACctgattttatatatactttgttATTCACTCATTCTTGATATCGGACAAATCTGTTTGTAGGAGATGATGCTGAGCCTGCTGAAAAGCCATCTGCTCGTGCCTAACTGTGGTAACAATTTTCGAAATGATGTGTGGAATGTAAAAATGCTATCCCCCATATGGTCGATCCTAATTAACTCTTACTACGATTTGTATATCTTTAATTTGCTTTTGGCTAATATTTATGAGTGTAATTCAACCAAGCATTTATAGAATAGAGATATTTGAATTATTCTGATCCAAATGGGctatttttgtattattttttggtttacaCAAATAGgacaaaacaagaaaattaatatttggttCAGATAGTTTTTGTTGAAACCAATTTTATGGTTAGtataatagtttcatttaaaatcacTCTGGTTCGGTGATAATAGGTAAATATAtggcaaaaaaaacaaacaaatctatctatctatggaaaaaatatcatttaaatcaccaactttcaaatttggttgaaataaagtaccaatttttatgtaaaaaaaaacactcaactTATATTGACAaacaattttagtttaaaatttcgtTGATCATACCATTTTAGATCTATCGTTAGTCAATTGTTAAAGTTGATTAACAGTAGGCCTAAAATGGCTTTTAAAGTTGACGATTTTGGTagaaatataaatcaaaattttattaaaaacatttgtatacttttttttttataaatttacttgTATTGAACAAAGTGGATATATAAGATATCCATATATATCCGTGAATATTCGtaaatatcaataattttttggATATCTAAAAAAATCGGATATTCGTATTTTCTGAAGttatgcaaataaaaaataaaatatccgt is a genomic window containing:
- the LOC130495572 gene encoding uncharacterized protein LOC130495572, whose translation is MNKPLFMRIVHHLSTEVPYFQPTHDAAGRSGLSPLQKCTAAIRQLAYGGAADTVDEYVRLGETTARKCLHQFCAGIIHLFGDQYLRRPTPEDLRRLLHAGEERGFPGMIGSIDCMHWEWKICPSSWKGMYSRGTNKPTIVLEAVASYDLWIWHAFFGAPGTLNDINILDRSHVFDDIIDGIAPQVNFSVNGREYHLAYYLTDGIYPKWASFIQSIRLPQGPKNSLFTKTQESVRKDVERAFGVLQARFAVVKNPSNLWDKTKIGNIMKACIILHNMIVEDERGSYTLRNISEFNEGEGE
- the LOC108810421 gene encoding probable sugar phosphate/phosphate translocator At5g25400, translated to MGKGGSLSEGVIKNIVLSYTYVAIWIFLSFTVIVYNKYILDKKMYDWPFPISLTMIHMSFCSTLAFLLIKVFNFVEPVSMSRDTYLRSVVPIGALYSLSLWLSNSAYIYLSVSFIQMLKALMPVAVYSIGVLFKKEGFKSETMVNMLSISFGVAIAAYGEARFDVWGVVLQLGAVAFEATRLVMIQILLTSKGITLNPITSLYYVAPCCLAFLFIPWIVVEFPVLRETSSFHFDYVIFGTNSFCAFALNLAVFLLVGKTSALTMNVAGVVKDWLLIAFSWSVIKDTVTPINLFGYGIAFLGVAYYNHAKLQALKAKEAQKSAQQIDEESGRLLEEKEGGRKTEPEN